The Malus domestica chromosome 10, GDT2T_hap1 genome contains a region encoding:
- the LOC103446839 gene encoding probable galacturonosyltransferase 4, which translates to MMVRNVVMVMLFVTVIAPIILYTDRLASISIQASSSSSSSSGDDDFFEDVTAFPANSARTTARLNLLPQESSTTTRLKEPVGVVYSDDSTDSLPETKGTSAHPNHSLQHQDGHSVDSMEHVSARVLSTTTDPDLSQTDNPIRQVTQTLEQGNQFLSELDAKIGVSEQNDDDASRTRETKPEQQSTQTSSKVDRRRPTKTMTAKQNDETAIPDVRVRHLRDQLIRAKVYLSLPATRNNPHFTREIRLRIKEVQKALGDASKDSDLPRNAYDKLKAMEQTLTKGEQIQDDCAAMVKKLRAMLHSMEEQLRVHKKQTLFLTQLTAKTLPRGLHCLPLRLTTEYYTLNSSQQKFPNQEKLEDPRMYHYALFSDNVLATAVVVNSTVTHAKDPANHVFHIVTDRLNYAAMRMWFLVNPPGKATIQVQSIEEFSWLNSSYSPVLKQLGSASMIDYYFRTHRTNSDSNLKFRNPKYLSILNHLRFYLPEIFPKLNKVLFLDDDVVVQKDLTAVWSLDLKGNVNGAVETCGESFHRFDRYLNFSNPLISKNFDAHACGWAYGMNIFDLKEWKKQNITEVYHGWQKLNHDRQLWKLGTLPPGLITFWKRTYPLDRSWHVLGLGYNPSVNRKEIDRAAVIHYNGNMKPWLEIGIPKYRNYWAKFVDYDQMYMRECNINP; encoded by the exons ATGATGGTTAGGAATGTGGTGATGGTCATGTTGTTTGTAACGGTGATTGCTCCCATTATTCTTTACACTGATCGCCTTGCCTCCATCTCCATCCaggcctcttcctcctcctcctcctcct CTGGAGACGACGACTTCTTTGAAGATGTTACAGCCTTT CCTGCAAATTCTGCTCGTACTACTGCCCGTCTAAATCTGCTTCCTCAG GAATCATCCACAACCACAAGGCTTAAAGAACCAGTAGGAGTCGTATATTCCGACGACTCCACTGATTCATTACCAGAGACAAAGGGGACCTCCGCCCACCCCAATCACTCTCTTCAACATCAAG ATGGGCATTCAGTCGACTCCATGGAGCATGTATCAGCTAGAGTGTTATCTACCACCACTGACCCAGATCTGTCTCAAACAGATAACCCCATCAGACAGGTCACTCAAACGCTTGAGCAAGGAAATCAGTTTCTGTCCGAGTTGGATGCCAAAATAGGAGTTTCTGAGCAAAATGATGATGATGCCTCTCGGACAAGG GAAACAAAACCAGAACAACAATCCACTCAAACCTCCAGCAAGGTTGATCGAAGAAGACCCACAAAAACTATGACTGCAAAACAAAACGATGAAACGGCTATTCCAGATGTCCGGGTACGACATCTTAGAGACCAGCTTATCAGGGCAAAGGTTTACCTATCTCTTCCAGCCACAAGAAACAACCCCCATTTCACAAGGGAGATTCGGCTGCGGATAAAAGAAGTTCAAAAAGCTCTTGGGGATGCAAGCAAGGATTCTGACCTCCCAAGGAA CGCCTACGATAAGTTGAAGGCAATGGAACAGACATTGACTAAAGGAGAGCAGATTCAAGATGACTGCGCTGCTATGGTGAAAAAGCTTCGGGCTATGCTCCATTCAATGGAAGAGCAACTCCGGGTGCACAAGAAGCAGACTTTGTTCTTGACGCAACTAACAGCAAAAACACTTCCAAGGGGACTTCACTGTCTTCCGTTGCGCCTTACCACTGAATACTATACCTTAAATTCTTCTCAGCAGAAGTTTCCCAATCAAGAGAAATTAGAAGATCCCCGGATGTACCATTATGCATTATTCTCGGACAATGTATTGGCTACAGCGGTGGTTGTAAACTCAACTGTCACCCATGCTAAG GACCCTGCAAACCATGTTTTTCACATTGTCACTGACAGGCTCAATTATGCTGCTATGAGAATGTGGTTTTTGGTAAATCCACCGGGCAAGGCCACTATTCAGGTTCAAAGCATTGAAGAATTTTCATGGTTGAATTCGAGTTACAGTCCAGTTCTGAAGCAGTTGGGTTCTGCATCCATGATAGATTATTACTTTAGGACTCATCGGACCAATTCTGATTCAAACTTGAAGTTTCGAAACCCAAAGTACTTGTCTATCCTGAACCATCTCCGCTTTTACCTTCCGGAGATCTTCCCGAAGCTCAACAAAGTTCTATTCTTGGATGATGACGTAGTTGTGCAGAAGGATCTTACTGCGGTATGGTCCCTTGACTTGAAGGGAAATGTTAATGGTGCTGTGGAGACTTGTGGAGAAAGCTTCCATCGCTTTGATCGGTATCTTAACTTTTCAAATCCTCTAATCTCAAAGAATTTTGATGCCCATGCTTGCGGATGGGCATATGGAATGAATATATTTGATTTGAAGGAATGGAAGAAGCAAAACATCACAGAAGTGTACCACGGATGGCAGAAGCTG AATCATGATAGACAACTGTGGAAGTTGGGAACGCTACCACCTGGTCTCATAACGTTTTGGAAACGCACATACCCACTGGATCGCTCCTGGCATGTGTTGGGCCTTGGTTATAACCCTAGTGTTAACCGGAAGGAAATTGATCGAGCAGCTGTTATACACTACAACGGCAACATGAAACCGTGGCTTGAGATAGGCATACCGAAATACCGAAATTACTGGGCAAAGTTTGTTGACTATGATCAAATGTACATGCGGGAGTGCAACATCAATCCATAG
- the LOC103414537 gene encoding myb family transcription factor PHL7-like isoform X1, which translates to MDLVSGGNSLNNSNLASKQRLRWTHELHERFVDAVAQLGGPDRATPKGVLRVMGVQGLTIYHVKSHLQKYRLAKYLPDSSSDGKKADKKEPGDVLSNLDGSPGMQITEALKLQMEVQKRLHEQLEVQRQLQLRIEAQGKYLKKIIEEQQRLSGVLSEAPGSGHLARLSSDNCPESDNKTDPATPAPTSECPLQDKAAKECAPAKSISIDESFSSHREPLTPDSGCHVGSPAESPKAERLTKKLRVNIGEAFTDPEAVLTHQILESSLNSSYQQGHTAFLPREQFHPSSGISFRNENQLEKDAGSDM; encoded by the exons ATGGATCTCGTCAGTGGAGGAAACAGTCTCAACAATTCTAACCTTGCCTCAAAACAGCGATTGCGTTGGACGCATGAGCTTCATGAACGCTTTGTTGATGCTGTGGCACAACTTGGTGGCCCAGATC GTGCTACGCCCAAAGGTGTGTTGAGAGTGATGGGTGTACAAGGTTTAACCATATACCATGTAAAAAGCCATTTACAG AAATATCGACTTGCAAAATACCTACCAGACTCCTCATCTGATG GGAAAAAAGCTGACAAGAAAGAACCTGGGGATGTGCTTTCCAATTTGGATGGTTCACC TGGAATGCAAATCACAGAAGCACTCAAGCTGCAGATGGAGGTGCAGAAGCGACTACATGAGCAATTAGAG GTACAGAGACAGCTACAGTTACGGATAGAAGCCCAAGGTAAATACTTGAAGAAAATTATTGAAGAGCAGCAGCGACTTAGTGGAGTTCTTTCAGAAGCACCTGGCTCTGGGCACCTAGCTCGTTTGTCAAGTGACAATTGCCCAGAATCTGACAACAAGACTGATCCTGCAACTCCTGCCCCAACCTCAGAGTGCCCCCTCCAAGACAAGGCCGCCAAGGAATGTGCGCCAGCCAAGAGCATTTCCATTGATGAATCTTTCTCATCGCATCGTGAACCCTTAACTCCAGATTCAGGTTGTCATGTTGGTTCTCCAGCTGAGAGTCCAAAAGCAGAGAGGTTGACAAAGAAGCTACGGGTTAACATAGGTGAAGCATTCACTGATCCAGAAGCGGTGCTTACACACCAGATACTAGAGTCGAGCTTAAACTCTTCCTACCAGCAAGGACATACAGCTTTCCTGCCTAGGGAGCAGTTTCATCCCTCATCCGGGATTTCATTCAGGAATGAAAATCAATTGGAAAAAGATGCAGGCAGTGACATGTAG
- the LOC103414525 gene encoding protein PHR1-LIKE 3-like isoform X2, translating to MFPGLMHEGGGMVGGEDMQMQGHSHRGGGDPCLVLTSDPKPRLRWTADLHERFVDAVTQLGGSSKATPKAIMRTMNVKGLTLFHLKSHLQKYRLGKQSGKDMTDISKDASYLLESPGTGNSSPNLPTSDLNEGYEVKEALRAQMEVQSKLHVQVEAEKHLQIRQDAERRYMAMLERACKMLADQFIGGSVTDTDSHKCHGLGNKNPKGSSIDMLGFYTLQSTDVVGVHGPDEELPISIHTQRADCSTESCLTSHESPGGLTLEGSPGGGKKRMLSLDTGNGSLVWGEAKVRTQEINIAPIEPPRGIARYGM from the exons ATGTTTCCGGGACTGATGCACGAAGGAGGAGGCATGGTTGGTGGGGAAGATATGCAAATGCAAGGTCACAGTCACAGGGGAGGTGGAGATCCTTGCCTCGTTTTAACTTCCGATCCCAAACCCCGTCTTCGTTGGACGGCTGACCTTCACGAACGATTTGTCGATGCCGTCACTCAGCTCGGCGGTTCCTCCA AAGCTACGCCAAAGGCTATTATGCGGACAATGAATGTCAAGGGCCTCACACTTTTTCATTTGAAGAGTCACCtgcag AAATACagactaggtaagcaatcagggaaggatATGACCGATATATCCAAGGATG CTTCCTACCTTCTAGAAAGCCCTGGTACCGGCAATTCTTCACCAAATTTGCCAACTTCTGATTTGAATGA GGGTTATGAAGTTAAGGAGGCATTGCGAGCACAGATGGAAGTGCAAAGTAAATTACATGTGCAAGTTGAG GCTGAGAAGCACTTGCAGATTCGCCAGGATGCAGAACGAAGATATATGGCCATGCTTGAGAGAGCTTGTAAGATGCTTGCTGATCAATTCATTGGAGGTTCAGTTACTGATACAGACAGCCATAAATGTCATGGGTTGGGGAATAAGAATCCAAAAGGTTCCTCCATTGACATGCTTGGCTTCTACACATTGCAATCCACAGATGTAGTTGGGGTTCATGGTCCAGATGAAGAGCTGCCAATTAGTATCCATACCCAGAGAGCTGATTGCTCCACTGAAAGCTGCCTCACGTCACATGAGAGCCCTGGAGGACTGACCTTGGAAGGATCTCCAGGTGGCGGGAAAAAGAGAATGTTGAGCCTGGACACCGGCAATGGATCTTTAGTTTGGGGCGAAGCCAAGGTGAGAACCCAAGAGATTAATATAGCCCCAATTGAACCTCCTCGTGGGATTGCTAGGTATGGTATGTAG
- the LOC103414525 gene encoding protein PHR1-LIKE 3-like isoform X1: MFPGLMHEGGGMVGGEDMQMQGHSHRGGGDPCLVLTSDPKPRLRWTADLHERFVDAVTQLGGSSKATPKAIMRTMNVKGLTLFHLKSHLQKYRLGKQSGKDMTDISKDGLSASYLLESPGTGNSSPNLPTSDLNEGYEVKEALRAQMEVQSKLHVQVEAEKHLQIRQDAERRYMAMLERACKMLADQFIGGSVTDTDSHKCHGLGNKNPKGSSIDMLGFYTLQSTDVVGVHGPDEELPISIHTQRADCSTESCLTSHESPGGLTLEGSPGGGKKRMLSLDTGNGSLVWGEAKVRTQEINIAPIEPPRGIARYGM; this comes from the exons ATGTTTCCGGGACTGATGCACGAAGGAGGAGGCATGGTTGGTGGGGAAGATATGCAAATGCAAGGTCACAGTCACAGGGGAGGTGGAGATCCTTGCCTCGTTTTAACTTCCGATCCCAAACCCCGTCTTCGTTGGACGGCTGACCTTCACGAACGATTTGTCGATGCCGTCACTCAGCTCGGCGGTTCCTCCA AAGCTACGCCAAAGGCTATTATGCGGACAATGAATGTCAAGGGCCTCACACTTTTTCATTTGAAGAGTCACCtgcag AAATACagactaggtaagcaatcagggaaggatATGACCGATATATCCAAGGATG GATTGTCAGCTTCCTACCTTCTAGAAAGCCCTGGTACCGGCAATTCTTCACCAAATTTGCCAACTTCTGATTTGAATGA GGGTTATGAAGTTAAGGAGGCATTGCGAGCACAGATGGAAGTGCAAAGTAAATTACATGTGCAAGTTGAG GCTGAGAAGCACTTGCAGATTCGCCAGGATGCAGAACGAAGATATATGGCCATGCTTGAGAGAGCTTGTAAGATGCTTGCTGATCAATTCATTGGAGGTTCAGTTACTGATACAGACAGCCATAAATGTCATGGGTTGGGGAATAAGAATCCAAAAGGTTCCTCCATTGACATGCTTGGCTTCTACACATTGCAATCCACAGATGTAGTTGGGGTTCATGGTCCAGATGAAGAGCTGCCAATTAGTATCCATACCCAGAGAGCTGATTGCTCCACTGAAAGCTGCCTCACGTCACATGAGAGCCCTGGAGGACTGACCTTGGAAGGATCTCCAGGTGGCGGGAAAAAGAGAATGTTGAGCCTGGACACCGGCAATGGATCTTTAGTTTGGGGCGAAGCCAAGGTGAGAACCCAAGAGATTAATATAGCCCCAATTGAACCTCCTCGTGGGATTGCTAGGTATGGTATGTAG
- the LOC103414537 gene encoding myb family transcription factor PHL7-like isoform X2, protein MDLVSGGNSLNNSNLASKQRLRWTHELHERFVDAVAQLGGPDRATPKGVLRVMGVQGLTIYHVKSHLQKYRLAKYLPDSSSDADKKEPGDVLSNLDGSPGMQITEALKLQMEVQKRLHEQLEVQRQLQLRIEAQGKYLKKIIEEQQRLSGVLSEAPGSGHLARLSSDNCPESDNKTDPATPAPTSECPLQDKAAKECAPAKSISIDESFSSHREPLTPDSGCHVGSPAESPKAERLTKKLRVNIGEAFTDPEAVLTHQILESSLNSSYQQGHTAFLPREQFHPSSGISFRNENQLEKDAGSDM, encoded by the exons ATGGATCTCGTCAGTGGAGGAAACAGTCTCAACAATTCTAACCTTGCCTCAAAACAGCGATTGCGTTGGACGCATGAGCTTCATGAACGCTTTGTTGATGCTGTGGCACAACTTGGTGGCCCAGATC GTGCTACGCCCAAAGGTGTGTTGAGAGTGATGGGTGTACAAGGTTTAACCATATACCATGTAAAAAGCCATTTACAG AAATATCGACTTGCAAAATACCTACCAGACTCCTCATCTGATG CTGACAAGAAAGAACCTGGGGATGTGCTTTCCAATTTGGATGGTTCACC TGGAATGCAAATCACAGAAGCACTCAAGCTGCAGATGGAGGTGCAGAAGCGACTACATGAGCAATTAGAG GTACAGAGACAGCTACAGTTACGGATAGAAGCCCAAGGTAAATACTTGAAGAAAATTATTGAAGAGCAGCAGCGACTTAGTGGAGTTCTTTCAGAAGCACCTGGCTCTGGGCACCTAGCTCGTTTGTCAAGTGACAATTGCCCAGAATCTGACAACAAGACTGATCCTGCAACTCCTGCCCCAACCTCAGAGTGCCCCCTCCAAGACAAGGCCGCCAAGGAATGTGCGCCAGCCAAGAGCATTTCCATTGATGAATCTTTCTCATCGCATCGTGAACCCTTAACTCCAGATTCAGGTTGTCATGTTGGTTCTCCAGCTGAGAGTCCAAAAGCAGAGAGGTTGACAAAGAAGCTACGGGTTAACATAGGTGAAGCATTCACTGATCCAGAAGCGGTGCTTACACACCAGATACTAGAGTCGAGCTTAAACTCTTCCTACCAGCAAGGACATACAGCTTTCCTGCCTAGGGAGCAGTTTCATCCCTCATCCGGGATTTCATTCAGGAATGAAAATCAATTGGAAAAAGATGCAGGCAGTGACATGTAG